The Mycobacteriales bacterium genome contains the following window.
CACCAATAGGTGGCGCCAGGTGCCGAGCCGATCCTCGGTGGCGAACACGTCGCCGGCGACCACCGAGGTCACCAGCGGGAGCGTCCAGGTACCGGAAAACCCGAGCATCACCAGCGCCCCGGCCCAGCCTGTGGCGTGCATCCAGCGACCAAAGAAGGTGTCAGCTGGTAGGGATGTCTGCTGGCTCACCAGTGCGACGAAGACTGCCGGCGCGAGCCAGCAGGCCAGGATCAACAAGCGTATGCGCCATTGGGAGAGCAGCTTGACGAGCTCGAAGCGGTAGCCGCGCGACACCGGGACCCGGCGGGCACCAGCTGCTCGGGCGTCGGTGACGGTGGCGGTCATCGGCTGACCTCTTCCTGCTCTGTCAGAGCGAGGAAGGCCGCCTCGAGCGGAGACACCACGGGCGCGAGCTCGCGCACCGCGACGCCGGCGTGCACGAGCCGCGCCACCAGTTCGTCGAGGGCCGGTACCGCCGCGCGTATCACGAGGAATCCGGCCCGCCGCTCCGCGGCATCGCGGCCATCGACGATGCGGAGGCCGGGCGTGCTGAGAGTCAGTCGGCAGGCGGCGTCCGGGTCGGAGGTGAGGAGCCGGTAGTCGAGTTCGCCGTTCTCGGCGGACAGCTTGCTCAGCGGACCGGAGAAGACGACCCGTCCGGTCGACAGAATGGTGACCTCGGAGCACAGTGCCTCGAGGTCGTCCATCCGGTGGCTGGACACCACGACGGCGGTCCCGTCCGCCGCGAGCCGGGTGAGCACACCGTGAACGTGCTTCTTGCCGGCGGGGTCGAGACCGTTGGACGGCTCGTCGAGCACCAGTAGCCGCGGCTTGGTCAGGAGCGCTGCGGCCAGCCCGAGCCGCTGGCGCATGCCGAGGGAGAAAGCGCGCACCCGGTCGTTGGCGACATCGGCGAGCCCGACCTGACCGAGCACCTCGTCAATACCGGCTGTGCGCGCCTCATGGCCGCGGAGAGCGGCCAGCGCGGCGAGGTTCTGCCTCGCGGTGAGGTAGGGGTAGAGGCCCGGCCCGTCGACGAAGCCGGTGACTCCGTCGGGAACCGTCAGCGCCCGCCCGACCGGCATTCCCAGAAGCTCGACCCGGCCCTCGTCGGGGACGGCCAGACCCAGCAGCAGGCCGAGCAACGTCGTCTTCCCGGCGCCGTTCGGCCCGACCAGGCCATGGATCTGCCCCTGTGCCACGTCGAGATCGATGCAGTCGAGCGCGACGACATTGCCGAAACACTTCGTGATCCCGCGGGCCCGGACTGCCGCCGCTGTCGCCATACTCCTCCTTTCGACCATTTGGGAACATAGGGAAGGCACATGACTCTGACAAGGGCGGCGTTTGAACGTATATCGAACGGAAGATGGCCAGCGTCTGCGAGCCGGACGAGGCCAGCGGCGCTATTCATGCGGAGTTCATGTTCGGTGGCCACCCCGACCGGGTAACTCTCTCCTACGGGCTTTGGCAATAGGCCCGAGGAGGTAGGTCGCCATGGCTACGCCATTGGCCAAGACACCATTCACCCTTGCCTTGCCGAGCGGGCCGTACGCACCGGGCCGCGCGCGTGACTTCGTCCGGGACAGCTCGGCCTTCCGCACCCAGTCCTCGCGTGACTCGGCGGTGCTGATGGTCTCCGAGCTGGTCACCAATGCCGTGCTCCATGGCCGGCCGCCGATCGTTCTGACGGTCGAGCGGGTGTGGTCGGGCGTTCAGATCAGCGTCGCCGATGATCATCCCGATGAACCTGTGCTGGGGCCACCATCGCGCACAGCCGTGGTCGGCCGGGGGATGCCGGTCATCGACGCCCTCGCCGCCTCGTGGGGCGTACGCCGCCGCCCGATCGGCAAGTCCATCTGGATCCGTGTCGCCGACGACGAGGCAGACCCGACAACTGCATGACGTCGGTGCGGAGGCGCCGACGGTGGTGGAATGAACGGGTGACTCTCTCTGACGCCGACGTTGCGGCGCTGGCTCGCGAGGCGGTCGACCGACGCAGCGTCGACCTGGACATCGACATCGTCCCCTCGGATCCGGTCGATCCATACCGTTGGGGCGTGGCGGCCTGGACCGTCTCCGCAGGTGGGGCGACCAGTTACATCACGGCCGAGATGACCGCCGAGGCAGCGCTAGCCAAACTGATCGCCGATCTCGTCCCGGCCTGAGGCCAACCAAGGAGCACGCCATGTCCACGATTCGCCTCCATATGTCGACCACCGCCACGCCCGAGCAGTTCGTCGCCGGGCTCACCGACTTCGGCCCGGGTCGCTCGAAGCTCTTCGGCAACAGCACCGACGAATACCTCAAGGTGCATGACCAGAGCCCCGGCCACGCCGACGTCACGGAGGGCTCGCGCGGCGTCTGGGAACGCCTTGACTACGACTGGTCCGACCCCCACCGCGTCACCATGACGACCACCGACTCCAACCTGTGGGGAGGCGCCTCGGGGCACACCTACACCATCACGCAGCAGGCCAACGGGGCGACCGACGTGGATGTCGTCGTCGTGCGCGAGGGTAAGACAGTCAAGGGACGGGCGCTCGGGTTCTTGGTCGGGATCTTCGGTAAGCGCATCTTGGGAAAGGAGTTGGGAAATACCATCAAGGCCATCGAGGCCCGCGATGCCGGAGTGGAGGAATCATGACAGAGCCCACAGACCGGATCGACTACGCCAATCTCCCCGCGCCCGACGAGGGCATTGTGGTGACGTTGTTCATCACGGTCCGCGAGGTCGCGCGGTCCCGGGACTTCTACTCGCGCATCCTGGGCGGCACTGTCGTCCTGCCCGAGAATCCGTGCATGGTCAAACTGTCCAATTCGTGGATCATCATGAACCCCGGCGGGCCGCCCACTCCCGACAAGCCAGGTATCTCGGTGGTCGACTACCAGCCCGGCGATACGACCTCGATCTTCCTCAACCTGCGGGTCGCCGACATCCAGGCCTGCTACGAGGAGTGGAAGGCCAAGGGCGCCGAATTCGTCACGCCACCGATCGACCGCGGCGCAGAGACCCGCTGCTACATACGGGATCCGGACGGATACCTCATCGAGGTCGGCCAGTCCACCGGACTGCTGCACGGCAAGCTCGCCGAGAAGCGCCCGGAGGACCTCCCCGGCTGATGGTCGTAGCGCTGTTCAGCTGAGCAGGCGGAGGGCGTAGTAGGCCAGAAAATGCTCAACCCCGTAGACGCTGTCGGTGCTCTGTAGGAGCGGGGCGTGGGTGTGTCCGCGTGTCGCGCTGAGCATGGCGACGATCCGATCATCGTCGGCGGGGACGGCCAGCGCGAGGCGTTGCCAGCACCAGGCGCGGTGCAGATTGAGCCCGTGCAGATGGGCGATCAACCCGTCGGACGGATCGGTCACGGTCGCCGGTGTGAAAAGGGCGGCCTCGGCCGCCAGCGCCGGGGCGGTCAAATGCTCGTTGAGCGTGCGACGGATCTCGGCGCCCGGTACGAGGTCGGGATGGCATCGCAGGAGGCGCACCAGCACCCAGAACATCTCCACACAGGAATGCCAGTCCAGACTGCCGTAGAAGGACGGGTGCAGCCGCCGCGGTGTAGGGATGTGCTCGCCCTCGATTTGCCAGTGAAACTCGCAACGCGGGTACTCGCGTACGACGTTCGCCAACGCGACCCCGGCCAGGTCACCGGCGCCGGCCGTCAGCAGCTGACGGCGTTCGTCATCCCAGCCCGCAGCGCTCACCGGGACAGAATCTCACGTGAGTCGTTCTGCTCCGGCCCGAGCGTCGGTCGCCCCATCGGCCTGCGGAGTCGTATCGGGGTCGCGCAGGGTGGCCAGCACGACGCTGCCGTCCACCGTCTCCTCGACAAGCAGGAGATCCGCGAGGCGATCGAGCGCCGCACGGTGGGTCTGAAGCAACGTGAGCGCGGTCTGCTCGGCTTCTCGAACCAGGCGCGCGACCTCCTGGTCGATGACGCGCTGCGTGCCCTCGGAGTAGGGATGGCCGAGTATCTCTTGCCCGGAGCCCGCGGAAGCTGATGGATCGGAGTAACTCACGGGGCCGAGCTGCGTGGAGAGGCCGAACTCGACGACCATTCGGGTAGCGAGTTGGGTAGCTCCGAGAAGGTCGTTGGCAGCGCCGGTCGAGCCCTGCCCGAGCACGATCAGCTCGGCCGCGCGACCACCCAACTTCACTGCTAGCGCGTCTGTCAGGTAGTTCTCGGTATACAGGTGGCGCTCGGCCTCGGGTAGCTGCTCGGTGACGCCGAGAGCCATGCCTGCCGGGAGAATGGTCACTTTGGCCACGGGGTCGGCATTCGGTGACAGCGCCGCGACCATCGCATGACCGGCTTCGTGCACCGCCACGGATCTCCGTTCCTCGGGCAGCAAGGCGTTGGATGCGTCGCGTCGGCCGAGCAGCGCCCGGTCGCGGGCCGCATCCAGGTCGGCCGCGCTTATCACGGCACGGTTGGCCCGGACGGCGTTGATGGCCGCTTCGTTGAGCAGGTTGGCCAGATCGGCGCCGGAAAATCCGGGCGTCGCCCGGGCAACGCGGTCGAGATCGACGTCGGGCGCGAGCTGCTTGTCGCGGGCATGGACCGCCAGGATCGCGGCTCGCTCCCGCTGGGTCGGAAGGGGCACCACGACCTGCCGGTCGAAGCGACCCGGCCGGAGCAGAGCAGAGTCGAGCGTCTCGGGCCGGTTGGTGGCGGCGAGCACGACGACATCGGCCTCGTCGTCGAATCCGTCCATCTCGCCCAGCAGCTGGTTGAGCGTCTGCTCGCGCTCGTCGTTGCCACCGAAACTGCCGCGACCGCCGCGCCGGCCACCGATCGAATCGATCTCGTCGATGAAGATGATCGACGGCGCGCGCTTGCGTGCCTCGGCGAACAGGTCCCGCACTCGAGATGCCCCGACGCCGACAAAGAGTTCGACGAAGCCTGACCCGGTGATCGAGAGGAAGGGGACATCGGCCTCGCCCGCGACCGCGCGGGCCAGCAACGTCTTACCGGTTCCCGGCGGACCCACCATGAGCACCCCGCGCGGGCCGACCGCGCCGACCTTTGTGTATCTGTCCGGAGCACGGAGGAAGTCGACGACTTCGGTGATCTCCTCCTTCGCGCCCTCGTATCCGGCGACATCGGCGAAGCGGGTCTTCGGGCGCTCTACGTCGGAGATCTTCGCGCGTGAGCGACCGACGCCGCCGATCCCCCCGGCAAACGAACGACGAGCGGCGCGACCGGACCAGACGAACAGTCCGAGGATGAGCAGCAGCGGCAGGAAACTGAGCAGGATGCCGAGCACGGAAGAGTCGCTCTTCTGTGTGCCGGTGATCTTCACGTGGTGGGTGAGCAACGCACTCTGCAGATCGTTCGTCCCGGTCGTCAGACTCGTCGGAATCTGGCTGGTGAACTGCTTACCGCCGCTCAGCGTTCCGGTGACGGCGCCGTGATTGTCGATGGTGACCGAGGTGACATGGTTGGCGTTCACACGGTCGAGAAGATTGCTGTAGGTGAGCTCTTGCGGTGTGGTGCCGCGGGACATGGCCGGTATCAACAGCAGCAACGCCGTGATGAACAACCCGATCGGCAGCAGCCAACGGCGCCACCCCGGCGGTGGGGGCGGAGCGGGCTTCGGTGGGGTGTCGCGTGGTGCGCCCGGTGTTGCAGAGCGGCTCATGATGACGCACCCCTCGCCCCGACGTGACTCTCAGCGGCGCGGCTCGGAGGCGCCCCCTGGGAACGGAGCGTATACCGGAGCATGGTTGCATTCCCCCTTCTTGCCGGAGAGGGCCCACGTGTACAGCGGACGCTCGGTCACGCCTCCACGGCGGCGAGTGATCAGGGCTGGCGGTCGCCGTTGCACCTCCGTTGCCGTTGACACGGCCGCCCAGCCTCGGCACGATCGATGCACGGCGTTGCCGACGCCCAGCCTCCTGAGGACCTGCCCCAGCCGAGCCCTCGAGAAGGCGAAGGGAATCCTGCTCTCAAGGCTGCTGCCATCCAGGCCTGCTTCGAGTGCCGCTTCGCTGGGGGAATGGGGCACGTCGAGGAGGCTTGTCATGACCAAAGAGGGCAGTTTCAAGCGCGCAGTGCGTCAGCGGGCACAAGCGACCGGATTGCGGTACACCGAGGCCCGCGCCGCGCTGGAGAAGGGCCGCACGTCGCCGTTTGCTCGGACTCGCCCCGTCGAGTTCGCGGAACTGAGAGCGCACCTCGAGACGCGATACGGCATTAGCATCACCTCGATCGCGCCCATCGACGACGACCCGGAGACGCGGCCACGCGGGTCCTGGGTCGGCCACTACCCCTGGACGCTGGTCGTCAAGCGAGAGGACGGCTCGCCCTGGATCGCTCGAGTCTTCTCGTCGGCAGCGGACACGGTCGGCCGCGTCGAGGGCGATGCGGAGATCCTGCGGTTCCTGGCCTTACAGGGCTTCCCCGCCGAACGGCCCGCGCACGACAGTCCCGTGTCGGTGCTCGAGGGCAGCGGCGTGATCGTGACCGAGTACGTCGAGGGCGGACGCCCGACCCAGTCGCCGGCGGTGCTCCACGAGCTGGCGAGCCTGCTCGGCCGCCTGCACAAACTGCCGGCGGCCGGTGGTGCGGTCGCGCGGGACGGAGGGTCGGAGGAGCACGACGGCGCCTACTTCGCGGGACGACCGAAGCAGGATCTCGCGGCGGCGATGAGCTTTCTGGTGAGCGTCGAGGACGCCGTCGCTCCCGAGGGTCGCGAGATGTTCGAGTGGCTCCGCGACAAGGTCGAGCACGCCGACGACGCGGAAGGCCTGCCCGAGGCGTTCACCCACGGGAACTACCACGCATGGGCGGCCGTCGGCAGTCCGGGCAACCTCGCCATCGTCGGCTGGGCAGGGTCCGGGCGCGGACCCCGCCTGCCCGCCCTCGCCTGGCTGCTGACGACCGCCGGGGAGGGCGATGGGGAGGGTATCGACGCTGCCGCGCGCGGGTATCGCGAGCACGTTCAGCTCACCGGTGAGGAGTTCGAGCGGCTGCCCGGCGTACTGGCCATGCGACCGCTGTGGCTGGCGTGCCTCGACTACCGGCAGTCGGCGCGCAACGGGCTCACCCCGACGATGGACGAGGGGTGGATCGGCTGGCTCGCGCGCCCCGAGCACGCCGAACGACTAGCTGCCCGGGCGATCGCGTCGTTGCAAGGCTGAGTCGCGCGCTGCTCGCGCTCTGCGTCGCAGCCATCTACTACGCACGTGGACGCAAGCGGTAAACAGGCTGGTGTCATACGGACTAGCCGACGCCCTCATCAGAGGTGAACAACCGTGCCAGCATGCGGTCTTGACTGTCCACAGCACTGAGATGGGTCGCCGCGACATGTGAGAGCCAGACGGCCGCGCGCTTATAGGCGTAAAGCAACTCGCCGTCCTGCGGGTGCCCTGCCTCGTCCCAAGCGTCCGCCGCCACATGAAAGTCGGCCTCCGCCTGATCGAGATGCTCACGAGCCCGACGCACTTGCCAGCGCTGCGCCTCGACTCTGCTTAGGTAAGCCTCTGATGCGCTCATGTGTGGCCTCCGTTCAATCGCGCCGTCTGGATGCGGGTCCGAAGCGAAACTCCCAGGTTGCTAGGCAGCGATCGCCGCGGCGGCTCGACCGGGTCCAAGTGCGGACTCGGCGCGGACTGGGCCGCGCGGGAAGTCCGCGGGTTGCACTCTGTAGGCGTGTGACCATGCCGCTGACCTGCGAAACAACGAGTGGGGCGGGTGGGGCTCGAACCCACGACCGACGGATTATGAGTCCGCTGCTCTGACCGGCTGAGCTACCGCCCCTTGGTCTGTCCGGGTGGCCGGCTCGGGATGCTCCCCCGGTTGGACTCGAACCAACAACCCTGCGATTAACAGTCGCATGCTCTGCCAATTGAGCTACGGGGGAAAGACGCACGGCCGCAACCGCAACGGCTCCGTAGACTACCTCACGGCCTGCCCCGACCCTACGACGGCCGAGCCGATCTTCACTACGCTGGCCCCGCCGGCACTACGATCGGTGGACCGAAGACGACCAAGGGGCCGACCATGCGGAAAGTGATGTTCTTCGTCGGTTTTGCCGCCGGGTACGTGTTGGGCGCCCGGGCGGGCCGCCAGCGTTACGAGGCGATCACCCGGGCGGCGGCACGGGTCAAGGGCAGCCAGACCGCGCAGAGCGCCGCCGGGGTGCTGCGCGCCCAGGCCGGCTCGGTCGCCGAGGAGGCCCGCCGCCGCATCCCCGTACCCGGCCGTTCGGGCCAGGGACCGAGCCATCCGGGCGGCAACGGCCAGACCCCGACCGCGGGCTGACACCACGGACCGGGGCGTCCCTCAGGGCCGCTCCGGCACCCAGGACCAGCAGGTGCGGATGTGCTCCCGCATCGCCCGCGCCGTCCCGGCCGGATCGCGTCGGGCGATCTGCCGGTGGATCTCGTGGTGGCCGGCATGCGCGACGTCGAGGTTGACGCTCCTGGGCATGGCGTGGGTCCACGGGTGGTCGCCGAACTGCATGTGCCGGACGATCGACGTGATGATCGCGCGACCGACGACGTTGCCGGACGCCTCCATGATCAGACAGTGGAAGCCCTGCTCGATCCTGCGGTAGTCGGCGGGGTGTTCGTAGGCCTCGTCCATCAGCACGATGATCGATCTCAACTCGCGCAACTGGTCGTCGGTGATCCGCTGCGCGGCGAGCGCGGCCATCGCCGACTCCAATGCCGCCCGTACGTCGACCAGGTCGCCGAGCACGGAGAAGCCGGTGTCGTGCCCGAGCAGCGCGCCGAGCACCTGGTCGTCGAGAACGTCCCACGACTCGACGCCCAGCACGGATGTCCCCTTGCCCTGCTGGATCCGCGCGAGGCCTCTCTC
Protein-coding sequences here:
- the ftsH gene encoding ATP-dependent zinc metalloprotease FtsH, which translates into the protein MSRSATPGAPRDTPPKPAPPPPPGWRRWLLPIGLFITALLLLIPAMSRGTTPQELTYSNLLDRVNANHVTSVTIDNHGAVTGTLSGGKQFTSQIPTSLTTGTNDLQSALLTHHVKITGTQKSDSSVLGILLSFLPLLLILGLFVWSGRAARRSFAGGIGGVGRSRAKISDVERPKTRFADVAGYEGAKEEITEVVDFLRAPDRYTKVGAVGPRGVLMVGPPGTGKTLLARAVAGEADVPFLSITGSGFVELFVGVGASRVRDLFAEARKRAPSIIFIDEIDSIGGRRGGRGSFGGNDEREQTLNQLLGEMDGFDDEADVVVLAATNRPETLDSALLRPGRFDRQVVVPLPTQRERAAILAVHARDKQLAPDVDLDRVARATPGFSGADLANLLNEAAINAVRANRAVISAADLDAARDRALLGRRDASNALLPEERRSVAVHEAGHAMVAALSPNADPVAKVTILPAGMALGVTEQLPEAERHLYTENYLTDALAVKLGGRAAELIVLGQGSTGAANDLLGATQLATRMVVEFGLSTQLGPVSYSDPSASAGSGQEILGHPYSEGTQRVIDQEVARLVREAEQTALTLLQTHRAALDRLADLLLVEETVDGSVVLATLRDPDTTPQADGATDARAGAERLT
- a CDS encoding ABC transporter ATP-binding protein; this encodes MATAAAVRARGITKCFGNVVALDCIDLDVAQGQIHGLVGPNGAGKTTLLGLLLGLAVPDEGRVELLGMPVGRALTVPDGVTGFVDGPGLYPYLTARQNLAALAALRGHEARTAGIDEVLGQVGLADVANDRVRAFSLGMRQRLGLAAALLTKPRLLVLDEPSNGLDPAGKKHVHGVLTRLAADGTAVVVSSHRMDDLEALCSEVTILSTGRVVFSGPLSKLSAENGELDYRLLTSDPDAACRLTLSTPGLRIVDGRDAAERRAGFLVIRAAVPALDELVARLVHAGVAVRELAPVVSPLEAAFLALTEQEEVSR
- a CDS encoding phosphotransferase, translated to MTKEGSFKRAVRQRAQATGLRYTEARAALEKGRTSPFARTRPVEFAELRAHLETRYGISITSIAPIDDDPETRPRGSWVGHYPWTLVVKREDGSPWIARVFSSAADTVGRVEGDAEILRFLALQGFPAERPAHDSPVSVLEGSGVIVTEYVEGGRPTQSPAVLHELASLLGRLHKLPAAGGAVARDGGSEEHDGAYFAGRPKQDLAAAMSFLVSVEDAVAPEGREMFEWLRDKVEHADDAEGLPEAFTHGNYHAWAAVGSPGNLAIVGWAGSGRGPRLPALAWLLTTAGEGDGEGIDAAARGYREHVQLTGEEFERLPGVLAMRPLWLACLDYRQSARNGLTPTMDEGWIGWLARPEHAERLAARAIASLQG
- a CDS encoding VOC family protein is translated as MTEPTDRIDYANLPAPDEGIVVTLFITVREVARSRDFYSRILGGTVVLPENPCMVKLSNSWIIMNPGGPPTPDKPGISVVDYQPGDTTSIFLNLRVADIQACYEEWKAKGAEFVTPPIDRGAETRCYIRDPDGYLIEVGQSTGLLHGKLAEKRPEDLPG
- a CDS encoding ATP-binding protein, whose product is MATPLAKTPFTLALPSGPYAPGRARDFVRDSSAFRTQSSRDSAVLMVSELVTNAVLHGRPPIVLTVERVWSGVQISVADDHPDEPVLGPPSRTAVVGRGMPVIDALAASWGVRRRPIGKSIWIRVADDEADPTTA
- a CDS encoding FadR/GntR family transcriptional regulator, whose translation is MAKTTAAEQDSAAVPPPRYHIERPARLGSAVVSVLIDRIAGGEFPAGSVLPPEPELAAEFGVSRTVVREALKGIEERGLARIQQGKGTSVLGVESWDVLDDQVLGALLGHDTGFSVLGDLVDVRAALESAMAALAAQRITDDQLRELRSIIVLMDEAYEHPADYRRIEQGFHCLIMEASGNVVGRAIITSIVRHMQFGDHPWTHAMPRSVNLDVAHAGHHEIHRQIARRDPAGTARAMREHIRTCWSWVPERP
- a CDS encoding DUF2891 family protein, with product MSAAGWDDERRQLLTAGAGDLAGVALANVVREYPRCEFHWQIEGEHIPTPRRLHPSFYGSLDWHSCVEMFWVLVRLLRCHPDLVPGAEIRRTLNEHLTAPALAAEAALFTPATVTDPSDGLIAHLHGLNLHRAWCWQRLALAVPADDDRIVAMLSATRGHTHAPLLQSTDSVYGVEHFLAYYALRLLS